TGTTCGACAAAGACCGGGGCCTCTTCGGTAATTCTCTCATAGGCATATATTTTATTTTCTATGTGGTGCCTTGCGTTATAACCGTTAGCGCGCACGGACTCCAACTCACGTCTTAAGTCTTGCACCTCCGCCTTCACCCGTTTATTCAGTGCCGGAAAGTCCCTGTCCTTTAGCTCCTGGCGGCCAAACAGCTCCATGGCCACTTCGAGAAATTCGGGCTGATTGGCCAGGATGTGGGCGTAAACCCTGTGAAAATGTGGTGGTTCCTTGTCTATTACAGGTATTACCGAATAAATGGCACTTCCCTTATCGAGGCCGCAGCTCTCGAGCAACTTCGCAGCTAATACGACGTGAGTTCCCCAGTCCACAATATCCCCTTTATCTTAAAAAAATCTGTTCCTTGACAATCAAACCCTGCAAGGTTATATATAGTACCTCATTCCCGTATTAAGAGTCTTATAGAGGAGGTTTTTGTCTTTCTCACCCAAGTCTCCTCTGGTCTCAGTAACAATATGTATATTTTCGGGGGTGATAATTGTCAATAGAATTCTCCACTGCACCTGCCATAGTGTGAGCGTCTTGAATGATAATCGCAGTCCTTAAACCTCTACTGTTGTTGATAGTTTTCACCTCCATATTGTATTATTTCTTTTCCCTCTATTGCGCTATCCGCTTCTTCGGGCGCGTGCCGTCAGACACGGACTACCTGCCGTCGGTAACCGTACTGAAGCCCCTAAACGGCGTAGAGGAAGGGATTTATGAGAACCTGCTCAGCCATGTAAAACAGGACTATCCAGCCTATCAAATAGTTTTTGGCGTATATCATGATGACGACCCGGTGATCCCTGTCGTGGAAAGGCTTATCAAAGAGTTCCCTGACCATGACATGGAGCTGGTGGTTTCGAAGGATGTCGTAGGCCCCAATATGAAAGTGTGCAATCTGAATAATATGTATGTAAAGGCCAAAAACGAGATCGTCATTATAAACGATAGTGATACCAGAGTAGGACCTGATTATTTAAGGAGGATTGCCAACGAGTTGAAGGGTCCTGAGGTTGGTGGCGCCACGTGTGTTTATAAGCTAAAGAATCCTCCTAACTTTGTTTCCGCAATTGAGACCTTCTTTGTTAATTGCGATTTTACACCCTCGGCGGTTGTGGCCCATACGCTGGGAATGAACTTTGGTTTTGGGGCCACAATAGCCATAAAAAAGGGTGCTTTAGAAGAGATTGGCGGGTTTTCAGCCCTGGCGGATTATATAGCTGAAGACTACCAGATGGGAGAACGGTTGACTAAGGCCGGGTATCGCTT
The Candidatus Bathyanammoxibius amoris DNA segment above includes these coding regions:
- the hpnI gene encoding bacteriohopanetetrol glucosamine biosynthesis glycosyltransferase HpnI; this encodes MIIAVLKPLLLLIVFTSILYYFFSLYCAIRFFGRVPSDTDYLPSVTVLKPLNGVEEGIYENLLSHVKQDYPAYQIVFGVYHDDDPVIPVVERLIKEFPDHDMELVVSKDVVGPNMKVCNLNNMYVKAKNEIVIINDSDTRVGPDYLRRIANELKGPEVGGATCVYKLKNPPNFVSAIETFFVNCDFTPSAVVAHTLGMNFGFGATIAIKKGALEEIGGFSALADYIAEDYQMGERLTKAGYRLNVSNYLIDTILHEDGFWDQVSHLVRWTSTIRACRPKGYFLKTFTMGMSFSVFFLIISGFSVFSIAVFLLHWFARCFTAVVINTKCLKEKGGLGYLLFLPLLDLVIFAVWCWGLFEHKVTWRGHTFYIHKGGWVTRK